ATAGGTATTGGTCAAGGGACCGGATTTGATCATTTCCAGGCCGCATTGATCAAACAGGGTTGCCATGGTACGCAGCGAGAAAAGATAGATATGCTCAATATCGAAGATGGGATTGAAACTGCCTAGCAAGCGTACTCCCAGGCTGGCTACATCATGACAGACCAGGAGTATGAATCCGTGTGGTTCAAGCAGTGTGCAGGCTTCTGTCAATGCTTTGAGTGGATCGCGCAAGTGGTCGAAGACATGGAACCCACACACAAGATCGAAACGGCGATCTCCGGCCAGATCGGGTGCAAAAGGGGCGACAATGATGCGATTTCGCACGGCTGCATCGGCCTGATCCCGGCATTGGACACTGGGTTCGAAGCCAAGGACATTCTGGATGCCCATTTTCAGACAGCGATGCATGAAAAATCCGGTGCTGCAACCAATTTCGCACATGCTGTCGATGTGGGATGCATCGGGACAGGTATGCATCAGTTTTTGCAGCAGGTTGGCATAGGTGTCCGCAGCGCAGGGTGCCTCTTCGGAAAACAGGAATTCACTTTTTTCATACAGATGGTTGATGACTTCTTCAGAGAGGATCGGATCGGAGCGCACCAGCCCGCAGTTCTCACAGATTACAGTACGGTAGTGTTCCCGTTTTCTTTGGCGACGGGCACTGAATGCGTAT
Above is a window of Magnetococcales bacterium DNA encoding:
- a CDS encoding class I SAM-dependent methyltransferase, which gives rise to MMEDTKPTPLQTSPTFTGIPCLFCPDAPARELFPARLDPTKLDPYAFSARRQRKREHYRTVICENCGLVRSDPILSEEVINHLYEKSEFLFSEEAPCAADTYANLLQKLMHTCPDASHIDSMCEIGCSTGFFMHRCLKMGIQNVLGFEPSVQCRDQADAAVRNRIIVAPFAPDLAGDRRFDLVCGFHVFDHLRDPLKALTEACTLLEPHGFILLVCHDVASLGVRLLGSFNPIFDIEHIYLFSLRTMATLFDQCGLEMIKSGPLTNTYPLRYWMRIAPGVSNISRILPERVARMPISIQAGNLYAFGQKKEVCNAD